In the Acidaminococcales bacterium genome, CTTGACGACCAGTTGATGATGGAATAGGGGCGCGGCTGGGATTTGGCCACGGGCCCTGCCAGCACTTCTTTCAGAAATACCATGCTTTTTACCGCCGCGCCGCGGTTTTCTTCTATGACGGCGTAAGAGGCCGCGCCCATGCTCGCCTTGAGGCAATCGTCGGAAAGTATCCTTAAAAGCTGTTCGATGAGCTGCGCCTGGCTGTTTACCGTAACGCAGGCCCCGCGATTGCTTAAAAGCGAATAGGAGTCTTTAAAGTTAAACATATTGGGCCCTACAATGATGGGCTTGCCGTGCGCCGCCGGTTCCAGCACGTTGTGCCCGCCGTGCTTTATCAGGCTGCCGCCGACGAACACAATGTCGCCGACCGCGTAAATACGGCCCAGTTCGCCGATGGTGTCGACGAGTATGACCGGAAATTCCGCCCTTTGACCTTCTGCCTGGCGCAAAAGTTCCGAGCGCTTGCCGCAGTCAAAGCCTTTTTCCCGCGCCGCCGCTTGTATTTCGTTGTTGCGCCCGGGTTTGCGCGGGGCAAGCAAAAGGCAGGCGCGGGGAAATTTTGCGCGCACGGCGGCGAAAGCGTCGATAAGCGCTTTTTCTTCGCCCGGGTGGGTGCTGCCGGCCACAATGACCGGATGACTTTTCTCAATGCCCATTTCCACCAGAAAGCGCCCTTTGTCTTCCGGCGTAACTTCGGCATAGGTCTGGTCAAATTTGGTGTTGCCGGTTATGACGACCTTTTTGGGGTCGGCCCCCAGCCGCATTATATATTCGGCGTCAAGGGCGGACTGCATGCAGAAGCGCCCTACGCTGCCCAGCATGTTGTCAAGGATGCCCAAAAGGTATTTATAGGTTTTTACGCTTTTGTCGCTTATGCGGCCGTTTACCATCATCACCGGTATGCCGCGCATATTTATTTCATGCAAAAAGTTCGGCCACAACTCGGTTTCGACCGGCATGAAGATACGCGGGCGGATGCGTTCGACCACCATGCCGCTGACGAAGGGCATGTCCAACGGGAAAAAAATCACGGCGTCGGCTTCCGGGATAATCTGTTTCGCCATAGCGTAGCCGCCCGTGGTGACGGCCGAGACGACGATCGGCACATTGGCAAAGGTTTTGCGTATTTCTTTGACCAAAGGGCTTGTCGCCACTATTTCCCCAACCGATGCCCCGTGTATCCAGATGGCGCCGCGCCCGGCCACGGCGCTTATTTCGTCGTCGTGGAAAAAGCCCATGCTCTGGCGGAATCGCTTGGGGAAACCTTTTTCCCGGTAGGAACGATATATGTACACGGGAAAGATGCAAAAGATAAACAGCAATATAGCCGCAACATCATAGATTAAGTATAGCACTCGCCGTCTCCGTTACCCGCGCCTTTGCGAATTGAGCCTGATAAAGCCTTGTATATAAGCCGCCGCGAAGCAGAAGGCTGTCATGGCTGCCTTCTTCGACCAACCTGCCTTTGTCCAGCACCAATATGCTGTCAGCCCGCCGTATGGTGGAAAGCCTGTGCGCTATGACAAAAGAGGTCCTGCCCACCAGCAGCCGATCCAGCGCTTCCTGCACGATTTTCTCGCTTTCGGCGTCAAGGGCGGATGTGGCCTCGTCCAAGATGAGTATGCGCGGATTTTTGAGAATGGCCCTGGCGATGGAAATGCGCTGGCGCTGGCCGCCCGACAAGTTTACCCCCCGATCGCCCAGCAGGGCGCCGTAACCTCCGGGGATCTGCCGGATGAACCCGTCCGCGTTGGCGGACAAGGCGGCGGCCTCGATTTCTTCTTTGGATGCGTCCAGCCGCCCGTACAAAATGTTGTTGTAAATACTGCCGTTAAAAAGAACGGTTTCCTGCGGGACAATCCCTATTTGCCCGCGCAGGGAATCTGTCGTTACGTCTTTTATGTTTATGCCGTCGATCAGTATTTGCCCGCTGTCAATATCATAAAACCGCGAAAGCAAACTGGCGATAGTCGTCTTGCCGGCCCCGCTCGGCCCGACGATCGCGACGAGCTTTCCTGCCCCGGCCTTGAAGGACACGTTGTTTACTACCGGCTCGCCGGGATTGTAGCCGAAAACAACATTCTTAAATTCCACTTCGCCCTTTACCGGCGGCAGGGCGTACGCGCCCGGTTTGTCCACGACGTCGGGCGGCATGTCCAAAATATTGAATACCCGCTGCGCCGCCGCCATAGCTTTCTGGATGTCTGCAAATACTTTCGCCAGGCGTTTGATTGGATTGGCGATGTTGACCGCGTAGATCAAAAAGGCGATCAGTGCGCCGGCGGTAGTGTCGCCGGCTATTACCTCGCGCCCGCCGTACCACAAAATGCCGGTCGCGCCGATGGAGACGGTAAATTCGATGACCGGCGTCAAAGTAGCCCCTAATTGGGCGTTTTTCATGCTGGCCCGAAAATTGAGCAGGTTTTCTTTTTCAAATTTTTCTATTTCATATTTTTCGCGGACAAACGACTTTACTACGCGCACCGAGGCAATCGCTTCCTGCAAGACGGAGGTGAGATCGGCGTTGCGCTCTTGTATGCGATGGCCGGAAGCTCTGATTTTCCCGCCGAAAATTTCGATGATTTTCAGGACGGCCGGAAAGGTCGCGAAGGTAAAGAGGGTCAGTTTCCAGTTTAAAACGAGCATTGCGGCGATTGAGCCCAAAAGGACCACGCCCTCCGTAAAGAGGTCGATGACGCTTTGGATCATCGCCCCTTGCAAGGCCGCTACGTCGTTTGTAACATAGCTCATGATGGCGCCGGTGCGGTTTTTTTCAAAAAAGGAAAGGCTGAGCCTGTTGATCTGGCGGTAAACGTCGGCGCGTATGTCTATGACCACCCTTTGCCCGGCGTAAGCCATAAGGTAGCTCTGCCCGAAAAAGAACACGCCCCTGGCGAAATAAACGGCCACAACCACTATCGCCAGCATATTGAGCGTGGCATAGTCGCGCTGCACCAGCACTTCGTCAATCATGTCCTTGATCAGCCAGGGCACGACCAAATGCCCGCCCGTGGCTAAAACGGTGCAGCCAATGGCGATCGATATCCGCAGCATATAAGGCCTCAGGTATTTAAGCAGGCGCAGGTAATGTCCCATCAAGCCCTCCCCGCAGCAGAACGTTCCGCCGCGCCAAGCACCAGCCTGGCCACTTTCAAAAGCGCCCCCGGCTCGCCCAAACGTTCTTTCATGGCGGACAGATCCTGCGCCAAAGCCAAGCGGTTTTGGGGGTCGAGCAAAGCGAACGCCGCTTTGGCCATATTTTCCGCCGTGGCGCGCTCTTGCAGAAGTTCCGGGAGGATGTTTTTGCGGGCGATTATATTGGGCAAGCCGACATGCTCGATTTTTACCAAGCGCCGGGCGATAAAAGCGGTCAGGGGCGACGTTTTGTAAACTATGACGGACGGCAGGCCGCAAAGCGCCGCCTCTAACGTAACCGTGCCGCTCGCCGCGATCGCCGCGTCGGCTAAACTCATTATATCATAATTGTTGCCGGTTAGAATACGCACCGGGACGGTTGCCGGCGTAAAATAATTCCTAAGTGTTTCTTCGCCAATGGTGTCCGCCTTTATGGTGTAAAAGACGCAGGCGGGATCTTGCGCGCACATGATGGCCGCGGCGGCGAGCATCTCCGGCAGCAGCCTTCCGATCTCTTGCAGCCTGCTGCCCGGCAGGAGCAATATGGACTTTTGCCCCGGCTTTTTGTCCATGATTTTTGCCGCGCTGCCCGGCGCGGCGGGCTTTACGATGTCGAGCAGGGGATGGCCGACAAAAGCGACGTTGGCGCCCGCTTCCCGATAGACGTCCCGTTCAAAAGGGAAAATAGCGGCGACCGTATCGGCTATCCGGGCGACTTCTTTTGCCCGCCCCTTGCGCCATGCCCAGGCCGAGGGGCTGATAAAAAATATAACGGGGATATTCTTCCCATGCGCTATTTTGGCCACGCGCATGTTGAAATCGGGATAGTCTATGACCACCAGGCAGGACGGGCGCCTTTCGTCCATCAGTTCCGACAGGGCGGCCCGCAACTTAAAAAGCGACGGCAATTTGCGTATGACTTCCACAAACCCCATCACGCCGTGATCTTTTATGTCAAATAAAACTTCGCCCCCGGCGCGGCGCATGGCCTCGCCCCCCATGCCGAAAACGCAAAGCGAAGGGTCGAGCCGCAAGAGTTCTTGCGTCAGCGCCCCGGCGTGAAGGTCGCCGGACGCCTCCCCGGCGCAGACCATAATCTGCCGCATTGCGTTACTCCTTCGCGCGGGCGACTATGGCTATGCCGTATTTGTCGGCCAGGCGCAAGGCTTCCTCTTTTTGCACGAAGAGTGTGCGCCCCGCCTCTACCACCAGCGTTTTGGCGCCGGCGCCCACCATTGATTTTATGGTTTCAAGCCCGACGCTCGGCATGTCGAAACGAAAGTCCTGGCCGGGTTTGGCGGTTTTGGCCACGACCACGCCCTCGCCGCCCAAAATGCCGCCGCGTTTTATGCAGGCGTCCGTCCCTTCGATCGCCTCCACCGCCATGATCGCCTGATTTTTGACCACAACCGTCTGCCCTATATCCAATTGGCCGGCGGCCAGCGCCATTTTAAAGCCGTAGTCTATGTCTTTTGCTTCTTCTTCCGTGGGCGCGCGGCGGCTGAGTACCCCGGCCGGCGGCGTGAGGATGCTCAAAAGCCGCGTTTGCTCCATCACTTTTATTCCTTCTTTTTCCAGTTCCGCGACGATCGCCAGCATAATCGTGTCGTCGCTGCGGTTGGGCAGGGAAAGCAGCAGCTTGACCGCCCTGAAATCCAGCCCGAAACCTTTGTAGAGCACTTCTTTGCTGACTTTTCCGAGCATTACGGCGGTCGTTACCCCTTCTTTTTTGAGCGTTTTGATGATTTTATTGATTTTGCCGGCGCTGATTTGAAAATATTTATCGGCATTTTCCGGCAAAATCGCTTCCACGTCGGGAACCAGCCCGATCGCCGTAACATGAAAACCCATGCCGCGAGCGGCACGGGCGAAATCTATGGGCAAAAAGCCTATTCCAGCCAACAAGCCTATTTTTTCCTGTGTCGCCATTTTTTACCTTTCCCCGTTTGCCATCGCCGGGCAGAGCCGTTTTGCGCGGCCGCGCAGCGTTAGGCTCAATTGCCGTCGTCTTTCCTGTTGCGGCAGATCCCGCGCTTCACGTTGCGCAAAAAACGCAAAAGATGTTCTATCTCTTCGCTGGCGTCAAGTTCCTGTTCCATTTCCGCAATCGCCCCTTCCAAACTGTTGGAGGAGCGGTAAAGTATTTTGTATGCTTTTTTCAGGTCGTGCCTCACCGCCGGCGATATGCCGGCCCGGGATATGCCGACGCTGTTAAGCCCCGCGACAAAGGCCGGGTTGCCGTCAACAATGACAAAAGGCGGCACGTCCTGCACGATCTTCGCCATGCCGCCGACCATCGCGTTGCGCCCGATCTTAACGAATTGATGTATGCCGCTGAGCCCGCCGATCACCGCTCTGTCCTCGACGGTAGCGTGTCCGGCCAGACCCGTCCCGTTTGATATTATCACATTGTTGCCCAAAACGCAATTGTGCGCGACATGGGTCGTCGCCATCAAAAGGACGTTGTTGCCTATACGGGTTTCGTTGCCCTCGCCCGTGGCGCGGTTAATCGTAACAAATTCCCTTATGCTGCAATTGTCGCCGATATATACATAACTTTTCTCGCCGACAAATTTTAAGTCCTGCGGTTCGCCGCCAATAACCGCGCCGGGGCAAATCACGCAGTTTTTGCCGATTGACGTCCAGCCGTCTATGACCACATGCGCCCCGATCTTGCTGCCGTCCCCGATCGAGACGTTCGGCCCGATAACGGCGTAAGGCCCTATCTCTACGTCCCGCCCGATATTCGCGCCGGGGTGGATCGCCGCCTTTTCATGTATTTTCCGCAGGGGAATAACTATCGACTCTTTTTTCATATTGTCTCTGCACCGCCAATTAATAGATAGATGGCCGCCTCGCCGCCGGCGCCTGTCTTGCACGTGTTTTCCATGCCAGCTATAAAGCGGCTTCACTCGCTTTGCCTTATGAATATCATTATACATAATCTATAAATATGCCAGCCCGCAACTGGACAAATAAGCCCAAATAACGCTTTTAACGGCCAAAAAACCGCTTTATATCAAAATGTATATGCCAATTAACCTTTTTTCTTAACATTTCTTCCCGTTTTGCACCAAAGCGAACATAAATTCCCCTTCGGCCACCAGTTCCCCCTCCACATACGCCAGAGTGCCGATTTTGCCCATGCTGCTTTTGATTTTCAAAATGTCCGCCTGCATGCGCAGTTGGTCGCCGGGCACAACCGGGCGGCGAAATTTTACTTTGTCTATGCCGGTAAAAAGAGCCAGTTTGTTTCGGTGCTCTTCCGGGTACAAAAGCACTACCCCGCCGACCTGCGCCATCGCCTCGCAGATAAGTACGCCGGGCATGATCGGCTGGCCGGGGAAATGCCCCTGAAAATGTATCTCGTTGTATGTTACGTTTTTTAAGCCGAGCCCGCGTTTCATCGGCTCCAGCTCCAGTATGCGGTCAAGCAGCAAGAAAGGGTAACGGTGCGGCAAAATTTCCTGTATTTGCAAAATGTCTAAACTTATCATGGCCTTCCCACTCCTTTGTTTTAGTGTCACAGCAAAACAGAAACAGCCGCAAGTGGCAATCCCCGTTCACCGCCGGGTTTGCGCTATCTGCAAAGCCAGCTTTGTGTTCAGGGCGTGTCCGGATTTAACTGCCGTAACATGCCCGCAAAAGCGGCCGGCCAGAAAAAGATCGCCCATGAGGTCAAGCAGCTTGTGGCGCACCAATTCGTCGGCAAAGCGCAAAGGCGTCAGCGGTTTTTCCCCGTCGTAGACTATCACGTTGTCCTGGTTTCCGCCCAGGCCAAGCCCCATTTCCCTTAATCCCTCGATTTCGTGCGCAAAGGCAATTGTCCGGGCGGGCGCGATTTCACTGGCAAAGTTTATTTTTCCGGCTTGCGCGTCAAAATATTGCGCGCCCAAAAGCGGGTGATCGCTCAGCGAAAGAAAGGAGAATCTTTGCCCTTCGTAGGGGGTGGCCAAAAGATAGCGCTCGCCGTCGTATACGGCAAGTGGCTTTTCTATCCGCGCGCTCTCTCTTTCCGCCGCCTGCTCTGCCCGGCCCGCCTCCGCGACAAGCCGGACGAAAGGCGCCGCGCTGCCGTCGGCCGCCGGCGGTTCCGGCCCGTCCAGTTCCACTTGGCAATTGTCTATTTCCGCTATGAACAAAGCGGCGAGGATATGTTCCACCGTAAATACATCCGCGCCCCGGCAGCTTAAAGTCGTCGCCCGCAGCGCGGATACGACGTATTCCGCTTTAGCCGGTATCACCGGCCGCCCGGGCAGGTCCGCGCGGACAAACTCTATCCCTTTGCCCGGCGGCAAAGGCTTAAAGGCAATCCGGGCGGGTTTGCCGGAATGAAGCCCTATGCCTTTATAGTAAAAACTTGACGCAATGGTGTTTTGTTTTTGTCCTGTTGCCGCCAAAGCAATCCCCCTCAATTTAATTTGTGAAAATGTTTTTTCACCTTCCAGCGATCGTGCAGCCAAAACCACATGGCCGGGTCTTTGCGGATCTCCTCTTCCAGCATCGCCATCAGCGCGGCCGTGGTGTTTTTAATGTCGGTTTCCCGGTCGCCGGTATTTTCCCCTTCTATCGGGCCTTTGACAAATATTTCGTGCTTGCCGTCCTCCCGTTGACGCAAAAGCATAAGATACAAAGGCACTTTTTTCAACCTGGAAAGAGCGGCCGGCCCTTGCGGGCAGGAAGATTCGCGGCCGAAAAAGCCCACCTTTACGCCGCCTTTGCCGCCGTCCTGATCCGCCAGGAGGCCGATGGCAAAGCCTTTTTCCAGCATACGAGCCATTTCCAGCACGCCTGTGCGGTAAGTAACGTGTTCGCCCACCAAGGCGCGGTATTCATTGATGAACCTGTCCATGGCGCTATTGTGTTGCTTTTGCGCCACCGCGACCAGCCGGCAACCGTAAAGGCTCATCGCCGCGCCCAAAAGCTCCCAGTTGCCAAAGTGAGCCGTCGCCAGCACGAACCCTTTAGGATGCGCGATTATTTCTTGAAACCGTCCTTCATCGGCCAATGCTACTTTAGCGCGTATGTTGTCTTTGCTTAAAGCGGGGAAAGACAAAACTTCCATGATCATGTCGCCGTATTTGAGTACGCTGCCCTTTACTACGGCCCTCGCCTCGGGGTCGGAAATGCCAAGGCACATTCGCGCCTGCGCCGCCGCCAGGCATTTGCGCCAGCGGGGGACGCCGAGCCAAAAAACCCTCCCCAAAGCCGCGCCGGCCAACCGCCGCGCCTTGTCCGGCAAAAGGCAGGCCAGCTTGCTTATGGCCTTCATCATATAGTATTGCCACATATAGTGCCAGCCTCAAAATTCTTTTTGCGCGCCGATTATAAATTTGTTGTCAAACCCGCGCCAGGCGACATCTATCCTCATTCCGCGCGAATTGCGCGCGTAAAGGCCGTAATTGAAGTTGTGCCCGTCATATTCCAGCATTAGCGTGAAAAGCGGAATGAATGGCAGCATTTTTCGCAGATCGCCTTTTAATTTGAATTGTTTTTCCAATCCGCCGAAAAGCCCTGCGGCGCTTTTCGCCCCGAGATGCAGGCGAAGCCCCCACGGGCCCTGTTTGCTCACGGCAAGGTAATAGGAGCGGCGATTTTCGCCGGCTAAGTCCTCCGCCCCGGCGGCAATGGCCGGCGCCAATATTTTTTCTTTTAAAAGCGCGATTTTAAGGTTATAACGGCCGCCAGACAAGCCGCGGCCGTCCAATGTGTATCGGCACGACAGTTCCATGTCGCCGGGCAGATTGACATTGCCCGCGACCACGCCGCCGCCGTCGGCGTAAAAATAGCCCATCCCCGCTTTCCAGGCCGGGCGGACGTAGGCGGACGGGATATTGATCAGGCCGTCTGTGCCGTTGCAGTTGACGGCGGCGCCGGCCGGCCGGCAAAAAGCGCCCAAAAGTAGCAGCGGCAGTAAAATTAGGGCTTTGTTTTTTGCCGCCGGGCGAACCATATCCGGCGCGGCAAACCCGCCCAACAGGGAACACCCCCGCCCCAAGAGCCACGCCATTTTGCCGCCGGCAAAAGCTGCGCTTTGCCGGCCTTGCCCGCCTTTTGCCGCAATCAAGAGAACACCCCCGCCTACCGCTTCGCGTCAAATATTCTTTGGCCTGGCCTGCCGCTGTTTTTTTTGCTCCAATTCGCCAACTTGCGCTTCAAGCGCCCGCAAACGCTTGGAAAAATCAGGCAGTTTCCGCTGCAGCGCTTCCTGCCTGAGCCATTCTTTGTGCGGCCGGGCGGGAAAGCCGGCATATACCGAATTGTCCGGCACATCCGATATGATCCCGGCCCTGCCGCCAAAAACGCAGTTGTCGCCGATTTTTATATGCCCCACCGTCGCCGACTGCCCGGCAAAGGTAACGTTATTGCCTACCCGCACGCTCCCGGAGATGCCGACATGCGCGATCAAAAGGCAATTTTCGCCGATAACGTCATTGTGCCCGACATGTACTAAGTTATCTATTTTCGTGCCTTTGCCGATAAATGTACTGCCGGTCGTGCCGCAGTCAATACAGGCGTTGCAGCCTATTTCCACGTCGTCGCCCAAAACTACGTTGCCTATCTGCGGCACTTTGCGCTGTTCCCGCCCGACAGCCACATAGCCGAACCCATCGCCGCCAATGGCCGCGCCGCTGTGGATGATTGCCCGGTCGCCGATTTGGCAGCCGGCGTAAATGCTGGCATTTGCATAAATAAGGCAGTTTTTGCCTATTTTGCAGCCGCGCCCGATATAGACGTGCGGATAAATTATCGCGCCGTCGCCGATCTCGGCGTCTTCGTCGATTACCGCCAGCGGCATGATCGCGGCGTCCGCGCCGACATGCGCGCTATCGGCAACGATCGCCGCCGGATGCACTCCCCGCCGGATGCGCGGCGCCGGAGTGAAAAGCTCCAGCACAAGGGCAAAAGCGGCGCGCGGGTTGTCGACCGCGATCGCCGGCTTGTCGCGGGAAAAGGCCGCCCCCCGAGGGATGATTACTGCGGCGGCGGCGGATTTTTCCGCTTTTTCAAGATGCGGCGGCACGGCGAAGGTTATGTCCTGCGGCCCGGCGTCTTCTATGTTCGTAACGCCAAAAATCAGCTTGCCCGGCTCGCCGGCAACCGTACCCCCGATCAAGCCTGCGATCTCGCTTAAAGATTTACCTGCCAGCATCTTAAGCCCCCGATTAATTGATTTTTTTCAGCACGTCATCGGTAACGTCCGTCCCGCCGTGCAGAACGCTGTTTTTGGCCAAGACAGCGCCCAGCCCTTTGTCTTTCGCCACTTCCGCCATAGCTTTGTTGAGGATGGTTTCAAATTGGCCTTCTATGTCTTTGCCCAAAGCCGTTATTTCCCCCCGGCGCAATTGCTGGTTGCGCTGGTATTCTTCCGCGCTCAGGGAAGCCCTTTCTTTTTCGGCAAGTTCGTCAAATTCTTTCGCCTTGAGCTGTATTTGCTCTTGCAGTTCTTTTACTTTGGCGCTCTCCGCCACCACCCTCTGCATGTCAACATAGCCAAAATCGGCGTTGCGGCCGCTGCAGCCGGCAACGATGAACACAAAGGCCGTTAAAAATGCCGCAAGCAAAAAATTCTTTTTCATTGGCGATTCGCTCCCTTTCAGCGCAGATTATTTGCTTTTTTCAGGCAGCCCGGCGATTACGTTGCTCGTAATGTCTGCGGCTGTTATGTTTGTTTTGACGCCAACCAATACTGCCGCGTATCTATTTTGCACGGCGACCCTGGCGGCCTGGCTGGCAATGTCTTCGTACATGCGCAAGTAAAGCCGGTCTTTGGCGATTTTTTGTTCAGTCAGTTCCTTTTCCAAAGCGGCAAGCCGGGCGTAAACGGCCTCCGGCAGTTCCAAACGGCGCGCCCCGCCGTCCGCCGGAACGCTCCCTTGCCGCAAACTTTCTATCGTTTCTTTGACGCGCAGGGCGGATTCCGCTTCACGCTCTTTCATAATCTGCCGCAGGGATGTTTCCGCTTCTTTATAAAGGGCGCTTATTCTGGCGTTTTTTTCCGCCTGCAGTTGTTCCAGCGCGGCCAGCAGCCTTTCTTTCCGTTCGCGGCTTTCTTCCCGCCGGCGCGGCAAAGGCGCGATCGCTTCTATATTGGCCTTGAGGTTAAAAAGCGGCAGCCGGTATTCTTCCTCAACGGCAGCTATGGCATTTTTCATTTTTTCCGTAACCTTGAGCTTTTCTGCCCGTTCCGTTTCGTCAAGGCGCGCACGTTCCGCTAAATATAGCTCGCTTATCCGCACGGACAAATCGGCCTGCAGGAAATTTTCCCGGCCGGTTCCGCTTCCCGCCGCTATTTCGTCGTCGGCGGCCGCCCACGTTTTGCGCCAACCGGTTTGGCTTTCTTTTCTCTTTAGCAAAGCCGATTCATTGTTGGCCGCCGCCTGCCATTCGGGATAAAGATAATGCGCCGCCAAGGCTTTCTTTAAGTCCAGCGCGGCGAAAGCCGCGACCGGCAAAGCGTCCGCCCTTTCCCGTCCGCAGGCCGGCGCCAAAAGCAGCAAGACCAGCAAGGCGGGCAATAACAAGGCGATCGGCATTTTTTTCATTAATCGCTCCCCTAATTGTTTTTTCAGCAAAAGAGACCCATTAACGGGTCTCCGCGCTGACATCGCCAAGGAAGATATACGGGCGGCGGACGGGAAAGGCCGCCGCCTTGTTTGAACCCCGGGTTATTTGCCGTAAGCCTTTATGACGTCCTCGGTTATATCCGTGCCGCCGTAGATGACGATTTCCCTTAGCACGACCACCGACAAATCTTTGTTGGCCGCGACCTTTTTCACGACTTCCTCGATTTTCGCGTTTATGGCGCTGAGCAGGCTTTCGTCTTTTTGCCGCAGACGCTGCTGCAGTTGCGCCATGTAGCGCTGTTTTTCCTGATCGTTCATGCTTTCTGCTTTCTCGTCAAATTCTTTTTGCAAAGTCTCGCTTTCTTTTTGTATTTCGGCTTGATAATTCGGCATGTCAGGATGGCTCTGTATGGCCCGGCGCATATCGATATAGCCGATCGCCGAGTTCTGGGACGGCGC is a window encoding:
- the lpxB gene encoding lipid-A-disaccharide synthase; its protein translation is MRQIMVCAGEASGDLHAGALTQELLRLDPSLCVFGMGGEAMRRAGGEVLFDIKDHGVMGFVEVIRKLPSLFKLRAALSELMDERRPSCLVVIDYPDFNMRVAKIAHGKNIPVIFFISPSAWAWRKGRAKEVARIADTVAAIFPFERDVYREAGANVAFVGHPLLDIVKPAAPGSAAKIMDKKPGQKSILLLPGSRLQEIGRLLPEMLAAAAIMCAQDPACVFYTIKADTIGEETLRNYFTPATVPVRILTGNNYDIMSLADAAIAASGTVTLEAALCGLPSVIVYKTSPLTAFIARRLVKIEHVGLPNIIARKNILPELLQERATAENMAKAAFALLDPQNRLALAQDLSAMKERLGEPGALLKVARLVLGAAERSAAGRA
- the lpxC gene encoding UDP-3-O-acyl-N-acetylglucosamine deacetylase; translation: MAATGQKQNTIASSFYYKGIGLHSGKPARIAFKPLPPGKGIEFVRADLPGRPVIPAKAEYVVSALRATTLSCRGADVFTVEHILAALFIAEIDNCQVELDGPEPPAADGSAAPFVRLVAEAGRAEQAAERESARIEKPLAVYDGERYLLATPYEGQRFSFLSLSDHPLLGAQYFDAQAGKINFASEIAPARTIAFAHEIEGLREMGLGLGGNQDNVIVYDGEKPLTPLRFADELVRHKLLDLMGDLFLAGRFCGHVTAVKSGHALNTKLALQIAQTRR
- the fabZ gene encoding 3-hydroxyacyl-ACP dehydratase FabZ: MISLDILQIQEILPHRYPFLLLDRILELEPMKRGLGLKNVTYNEIHFQGHFPGQPIMPGVLICEAMAQVGGVVLLYPEEHRNKLALFTGIDKVKFRRPVVPGDQLRMQADILKIKSSMGKIGTLAYVEGELVAEGEFMFALVQNGKKC
- the lpxA gene encoding acyl-ACP--UDP-N-acetylglucosamine O-acyltransferase → MKKESIVIPLRKIHEKAAIHPGANIGRDVEIGPYAVIGPNVSIGDGSKIGAHVVIDGWTSIGKNCVICPGAVIGGEPQDLKFVGEKSYVYIGDNCSIREFVTINRATGEGNETRIGNNVLLMATTHVAHNCVLGNNVIISNGTGLAGHATVEDRAVIGGLSGIHQFVKIGRNAMVGGMAKIVQDVPPFVIVDGNPAFVAGLNSVGISRAGISPAVRHDLKKAYKILYRSSNSLEGAIAEMEQELDASEEIEHLLRFLRNVKRGICRNRKDDGN
- the lpxI gene encoding UDP-2,3-diacylglucosamine diphosphatase LpxI (LpxI, functionally equivalent to LpxH, replaces it in LPS biosynthesis in a minority of bacteria.), coding for MATQEKIGLLAGIGFLPIDFARAARGMGFHVTAIGLVPDVEAILPENADKYFQISAGKINKIIKTLKKEGVTTAVMLGKVSKEVLYKGFGLDFRAVKLLLSLPNRSDDTIMLAIVAELEKEGIKVMEQTRLLSILTPPAGVLSRRAPTEEEAKDIDYGFKMALAAGQLDIGQTVVVKNQAIMAVEAIEGTDACIKRGGILGGEGVVVAKTAKPGQDFRFDMPSVGLETIKSMVGAGAKTLVVEAGRTLFVQKEEALRLADKYGIAIVARAKE
- a CDS encoding lysophospholipid acyltransferase family protein; the encoded protein is MWQYYMMKAISKLACLLPDKARRLAGAALGRVFWLGVPRWRKCLAAAQARMCLGISDPEARAVVKGSVLKYGDMIMEVLSFPALSKDNIRAKVALADEGRFQEIIAHPKGFVLATAHFGNWELLGAAMSLYGCRLVAVAQKQHNSAMDRFINEYRALVGEHVTYRTGVLEMARMLEKGFAIGLLADQDGGKGGVKVGFFGRESSCPQGPAALSRLKKVPLYLMLLRQREDGKHEIFVKGPIEGENTGDRETDIKNTTAALMAMLEEEIRKDPAMWFWLHDRWKVKKHFHKLN
- the lpxK gene encoding tetraacyldisaccharide 4'-kinase — its product is MLYLIYDVAAILLFIFCIFPVYIYRSYREKGFPKRFRQSMGFFHDDEISAVAGRGAIWIHGASVGEIVATSPLVKEIRKTFANVPIVVSAVTTGGYAMAKQIIPEADAVIFFPLDMPFVSGMVVERIRPRIFMPVETELWPNFLHEINMRGIPVMMVNGRISDKSVKTYKYLLGILDNMLGSVGRFCMQSALDAEYIMRLGADPKKVVITGNTKFDQTYAEVTPEDKGRFLVEMGIEKSHPVIVAGSTHPGEEKALIDAFAAVRAKFPRACLLLAPRKPGRNNEIQAAAREKGFDCGKRSELLRQAEGQRAEFPVILVDTIGELGRIYAVGDIVFVGGSLIKHGGHNVLEPAAHGKPIIVGPNMFNFKDSYSLLSNRGACVTVNSQAQLIEQLLRILSDDCLKASMGAASYAVIEENRGAAVKSMVFLKEVLAGPVAKSQPRPYSIINWSSSEDNSLSKRMEFNLYQLLHGNVRSGWDIVILSFFSFSSLLYEFGLAAKLLLYKTGVFRKSRLSCKVISLGNITLGGTGKTPTVKTLATMICFMGYKVAVLNRGYRARCDKPVGIVSDGRRIYMNAYEAGDEAYLLAKQLPGVPVVIGKDRAISGEYVAKNMDVDVLIMDDGYQHWQLARDLDIVLVDTLNMFGNSCLLPRGTLREPLSHLDRADIFLLTKVDQSLDFSRKYVRSALTRNNPSAPVFESIHMPLHFIEIAEWDKESGEKCLPAGDLRDKAAIAFSAIGNPASFEQTITDLGVHLIEAIRYPDHHDYNMKEMEYIMERAAGKRAEAIITTEKDAVKIPKEFIALQRSCPLYILCIEVKLIGDGAVFRKVLSKALAGEEAK
- a CDS encoding ABC transporter ATP-binding protein/permease, which codes for MGHYLRLLKYLRPYMLRISIAIGCTVLATGGHLVVPWLIKDMIDEVLVQRDYATLNMLAIVVVAVYFARGVFFFGQSYLMAYAGQRVVIDIRADVYRQINRLSLSFFEKNRTGAIMSYVTNDVAALQGAMIQSVIDLFTEGVVLLGSIAAMLVLNWKLTLFTFATFPAVLKIIEIFGGKIRASGHRIQERNADLTSVLQEAIASVRVVKSFVREKYEIEKFEKENLLNFRASMKNAQLGATLTPVIEFTVSIGATGILWYGGREVIAGDTTAGALIAFLIYAVNIANPIKRLAKVFADIQKAMAAAQRVFNILDMPPDVVDKPGAYALPPVKGEVEFKNVVFGYNPGEPVVNNVSFKAGAGKLVAIVGPSGAGKTTIASLLSRFYDIDSGQILIDGINIKDVTTDSLRGQIGIVPQETVLFNGSIYNNILYGRLDASKEEIEAAALSANADGFIRQIPGGYGALLGDRGVNLSGGQRQRISIARAILKNPRILILDEATSALDAESEKIVQEALDRLLVGRTSFVIAHRLSTIRRADSILVLDKGRLVEEGSHDSLLLRGGLYTRLYQAQFAKARVTETASAILNL